A stretch of the Deltaproteobacteria bacterium genome encodes the following:
- the trkA gene encoding Trk system potassium transporter TrkA: MRICIVGAGEVGKHLCEQLSLEQHEVVLVDRDEERLRKVERELDIMTVRGNGASARVLEQAGVDKADLFIAVTDFDEVNLISCILAQQYGVRRRVARVKNEDYRAIVSPLSEHQLGIDLIINPDQAMAEEILKISALSEAFEMADFAHGDVVVLGYHIKEGSSLHGVSLAQLRDLRGLHDFLVVAIVRDGNTLIPRGNDEIRSGDRVYVALNRQDMAAVEDLLGFKSAAPKRVFVIGGGEVGFRVAKALESQDIEVSIVESDHLKCEQLAERLSNTVVLNFDGLDAHELVSEGIEDADLVIAVTNGDTTNILASLLAKHHGAKKCITRISRPDFIPLLGKLGIDVALSPRLVAAKMILRFVRRGAILSVATLLGTDAEVMEFVISERWAYTNRTLKDARFPVGVNVGAIVRHGKVVIPSGETVMKAGDRLVIFSMKKDLPALEKFLTA; encoded by the coding sequence GTGCGTATCTGTATAGTCGGCGCTGGAGAGGTGGGAAAACACCTCTGCGAACAGCTTTCCCTCGAGCAACACGAGGTCGTACTCGTGGACCGGGATGAGGAGCGTCTCCGGAAGGTGGAGCGGGAACTCGACATCATGACGGTGAGAGGAAACGGGGCCTCGGCCCGTGTCCTCGAACAGGCCGGGGTTGACAAGGCCGACCTTTTCATTGCGGTCACCGATTTCGATGAGGTCAATCTCATCTCCTGCATCCTCGCCCAGCAGTACGGGGTGAGAAGACGCGTGGCCAGGGTCAAGAATGAGGATTACCGCGCCATTGTGTCTCCTCTAAGCGAACACCAGCTCGGTATCGATCTCATCATCAATCCGGATCAAGCCATGGCCGAGGAGATCCTTAAGATCAGCGCCCTTTCCGAGGCATTCGAAATGGCAGATTTCGCCCACGGAGATGTGGTGGTCCTCGGCTATCATATCAAAGAGGGAAGTTCGCTTCATGGAGTGAGTCTCGCCCAGCTGAGAGATCTTCGTGGACTGCACGATTTTCTCGTTGTTGCAATCGTCAGGGATGGAAACACCCTTATTCCCAGGGGAAATGACGAGATCCGCTCTGGTGACAGGGTCTACGTGGCTCTCAATCGCCAGGACATGGCCGCGGTGGAAGATCTACTCGGCTTCAAGAGTGCGGCCCCGAAGAGGGTCTTTGTCATCGGCGGAGGAGAGGTGGGGTTCCGGGTGGCCAAGGCCCTCGAAAGTCAGGACATCGAGGTATCCATTGTGGAGTCCGACCACCTCAAGTGTGAACAGCTCGCCGAGAGGCTCTCCAACACCGTCGTCCTCAATTTCGATGGCCTGGACGCCCATGAGCTCGTCTCCGAGGGGATCGAGGACGCAGATCTCGTCATCGCTGTAACGAACGGGGATACGACCAATATCCTGGCAAGCCTCCTTGCCAAGCACCACGGCGCGAAGAAGTGCATCACGCGGATAAGTCGTCCTGATTTTATCCCCCTTTTGGGCAAGCTCGGCATCGATGTCGCGCTGAGCCCCAGGCTCGTGGCCGCCAAGATGATCCTCAGGTTCGTTAGGCGTGGAGCGATCCTGTCGGTCGCGACCTTGCTCGGCACTGATGCAGAGGTCATGGAATTCGTGATCTCCGAGCGGTGGGCATACACCAACCGTACCCTCAAGGATGCCCGTTTTCCTGTTGGAGTGAACGTGGGGGCCATTGTTCGACACGGCAAGGTCGTGATTCCGTCGGGCGAGACAGTTATGAAGGCAGGAGATCGCCTGGTGATCTTTTCCATGAAAAAGGACCTGCCCGCACTGGAAAAGTTTCTGACCGCATGA
- the cobD gene encoding threonine-phosphate decarboxylase CobD produces the protein MLYGHGGDIYGLARRLGKRPEEVIDFSSNISPLPPPPGLREVLIRHIDEISRLPEVDSLGLREAIGRRYGIGPDRIFVVPGTTDWIHTIPGLLRPERVVIPIPTYADYEDAARKAGCEVVTVPIGPEGFSIRECLDAIFHAARERDLVFLCNPNNPTGRFIPPHDIADAASKRPQTFWVVDESYAPFVAEDALSSLLGCSLENILILRSFSKIYGVPGLRLGYAVCSQAMKETLGQAMKPWAVGRLSQIAGEYLLKETAYEEEVRKYCTQEKRRLLALLEGVSFLKPLPAEAHFILFQVHYPWSAGKVTKFLEAGGILIRDCSNFSGLDGRYIRMALRSRKENDMLAHVLRRMDSDKDF, from the coding sequence GTGCTTTACGGCCATGGTGGCGATATCTACGGACTTGCCCGGCGTCTCGGCAAAAGGCCGGAAGAGGTAATCGATTTCAGCAGTAACATAAGCCCGCTCCCACCTCCTCCCGGTCTTCGTGAGGTCTTGATCCGTCACATCGACGAGATCAGCCGACTTCCCGAGGTGGATAGCCTTGGCCTTCGGGAGGCCATCGGGCGCAGGTACGGGATTGGGCCGGATCGGATCTTCGTGGTGCCAGGGACGACGGACTGGATCCATACAATACCCGGCCTTCTCCGTCCGGAACGGGTCGTGATACCTATTCCGACCTATGCGGATTATGAAGACGCCGCCAGGAAGGCGGGATGCGAGGTGGTCACCGTGCCTATAGGACCGGAAGGCTTCAGCATCAGGGAATGCCTCGATGCCATTTTCCACGCGGCAAGGGAAAGGGATCTCGTTTTTCTGTGCAACCCGAACAACCCGACCGGACGCTTCATCCCGCCTCATGACATTGCGGATGCCGCATCCAAAAGACCGCAGACCTTCTGGGTCGTGGACGAATCCTATGCCCCTTTTGTGGCCGAGGACGCGCTTTCTTCCCTTTTGGGGTGTTCCCTTGAAAACATCCTGATCCTCAGGTCGTTTTCCAAGATATATGGTGTTCCAGGTCTTCGGCTCGGGTACGCTGTGTGTTCCCAGGCCATGAAGGAGACCTTGGGGCAGGCCATGAAACCCTGGGCGGTCGGCCGACTTTCCCAGATCGCCGGAGAATATCTGCTCAAAGAGACGGCCTATGAGGAGGAGGTGCGTAAATATTGCACCCAAGAAAAAAGGCGCCTTCTTGCCTTGCTGGAAGGGGTCTCTTTTCTGAAGCCCTTGCCAGCAGAGGCCCATTTCATCCTCTTTCAGGTGCATTATCCATGGTCGGCAGGCAAGGTGACAAAGTTCCTCGAGGCGGGAGGGATCCTCATTCGGGACTGTTCCAACTTTTCGGGCCTCGACGGGAGATACATCCGTATGGCGCTCAGGTCTCGTAAAGAGAACGACATGCTAGCACATGTCCTGCGCCGCATGGACAGCGATAAGGACTTTTGA
- a CDS encoding MTH1187 family thiamine-binding protein has product MAIMDISIVPLGTGTTGVGRYIVEIQRILKDMGVPHALHDMGTTMEGEVEDLLKIARALHEVPFGMGVQRVYTVIKLDDRRDKCVHLGEKTRRVTEAS; this is encoded by the coding sequence ATGGCCATCATGGACATCAGCATCGTCCCGCTCGGGACCGGCACTACGGGTGTGGGGCGTTATATCGTCGAGATCCAGCGAATCCTCAAGGACATGGGAGTCCCTCATGCCCTTCATGACATGGGGACGACCATGGAAGGGGAGGTGGAAGATCTCCTCAAGATCGCGCGTGCACTCCATGAGGTGCCTTTCGGCATGGGCGTCCAGCGCGTGTACACGGTCATCAAACTGGACGACCGTCGAGACAAGTGCGTTCATCTCGGGGAGAAGACACGGCGGGTGACAGAGGCATCTTGA
- a CDS encoding zinc ribbon domain-containing protein — protein MPVYEYECESCARVFDHYQKITEPNLSVCPTCGGPVHKLISRSSFRLSGSGWYVTDYCKRNEGSKTNESEGTPKESSSSSNVSKGSD, from the coding sequence ATGCCTGTCTATGAGTACGAATGTGAATCTTGCGCACGGGTCTTCGACCATTACCAGAAGATAACGGAGCCGAATCTCAGCGTGTGTCCAACCTGTGGGGGGCCGGTCCACAAGCTCATCTCCCGCTCGAGTTTCAGGCTGAGCGGAAGCGGTTGGTATGTGACGGATTATTGCAAGAGAAATGAGGGTTCCAAAACGAATGAATCCGAAGGCACGCCGAAAGAATCCTCCTCGTCTTCTAACGTGTCGAAGGGGTCTGATTGA
- a CDS encoding 4Fe-4S binding protein — translation MERARRRIQLLSLLLANSYWLFPWKDRIFQGWTKRICFPGLNCYSCPAAAFSCPLGGLQNAIAGIRPAFAVHQFHFGAYVLGTIGIFGSLMGRIPCGWFCPFGYLQEWLYRIPIRKFSLPRIFRWGPYLFLLFFVVLLPLFWVDEMGFGSTWFCKFVCPAGTLGAGLPLLAMETGLRRLVGTLFFSKLAVLLAILTGCVVTNRFFCRTICPLGALFGLFNRVSLLRLRFDSDRCVQCSACKRICPVGVSFFDRTDSINTGACIRCMRCYSICPAGAVSVEPYDMRGHAIREGEGRS, via the coding sequence ATGGAAAGGGCACGACGCCGGATACAGCTCCTTTCCCTACTTCTCGCCAATTCGTACTGGCTTTTCCCTTGGAAGGACCGGATCTTTCAGGGCTGGACCAAAAGGATCTGTTTCCCGGGCCTCAACTGCTATTCCTGCCCGGCTGCTGCCTTTTCCTGCCCTCTCGGAGGTTTGCAAAACGCCATTGCCGGCATTCGGCCTGCCTTTGCGGTCCATCAGTTTCATTTTGGGGCCTATGTCCTGGGCACCATCGGCATCTTCGGTTCCCTGATGGGCAGGATCCCGTGCGGATGGTTCTGCCCGTTCGGGTATCTTCAGGAATGGTTGTACCGGATTCCGATCCGGAAGTTTTCCCTCCCCCGGATCTTCCGCTGGGGTCCATATCTCTTTTTGCTGTTTTTTGTGGTCCTTTTGCCCCTTTTTTGGGTGGATGAAATGGGCTTTGGAAGCACGTGGTTCTGCAAGTTCGTCTGTCCGGCAGGTACCCTGGGAGCTGGTCTTCCTCTCCTTGCCATGGAGACGGGCCTGCGGCGGCTGGTGGGAACGCTTTTTTTCTCCAAGCTGGCCGTGCTTTTGGCAATCCTTACAGGTTGTGTCGTCACGAATCGATTTTTTTGCCGCACGATCTGTCCCCTTGGTGCCTTATTCGGGCTTTTCAACCGGGTAAGTCTCTTGAGGCTTCGGTTTGACAGCGATCGTTGTGTCCAGTGTTCCGCCTGCAAGAGGATATGTCCCGTTGGTGTCTCGTTTTTTGACAGGACGGATTCCATCAACACCGGGGCGTGCATCCGTTGCATGCGGTGTTACAGTATCTGCCCCGCAGGGGCGGTTTCGGTAGAGCCATACGACATGCGGGGCCACGCCATCCGGGAGGGTGAAGGACGATCATGA
- the cysS gene encoding cysteine--tRNA ligase — MTIRIHNSLGRTKEDFHPLDSNKVRMYVCGITSYDRCHIGHARSAVVFDVVVRHLRRQGYDVKFVRNFTDIDDKIILRAREEGITTTELAEREIRHFTEDMDALGVLHADVEPRATQHIPEIVSLIETLMASGHAYEASGSVYFSVRSFPAYGALSGRNIEELLSGARILPGEEKRDPLDFALWKASKPGEPEWESPWGKGRPGWHIECSAMAMKYLGPTIDIHGGGLDLIFPHHENEKAQSEAATGRPFVRYWMHNGFVTIRGEKMSKSLGNFVTIREILSAHHPEAIRLFLLSKHYRSPLDYSEELLAESEAALERCYVALAEAKRAMSSCGKKDRPLTDDLKEAASMLESLGERFDLAMSDDFNTASAIGHLFEGVRALNRLSQSALKAPSRRYHGPLAAGIAAIRDTAGTLGILTQDPEAFLRRKNLDALARLGMDEAGILAAIERRASARAAQDWTAADAVRSELERMGILLQDGPEGTTWTIKRLTQGEIQGGQRP, encoded by the coding sequence ATGACCATTCGCATCCACAACTCCCTCGGACGCACGAAGGAGGATTTCCACCCCCTCGATTCAAACAAGGTACGTATGTATGTCTGCGGGATCACCTCCTACGACCGCTGCCACATCGGACACGCCCGATCCGCAGTGGTCTTCGACGTGGTGGTCCGCCATCTGCGCCGCCAGGGCTACGATGTGAAATTCGTCAGGAACTTCACGGATATAGACGACAAGATCATCCTTAGGGCGCGCGAGGAAGGCATCACCACCACGGAACTGGCTGAGAGGGAGATCCGCCACTTTACCGAGGACATGGACGCCCTCGGTGTCCTGCATGCGGACGTGGAGCCCCGGGCGACCCAACATATCCCCGAGATCGTCTCCCTTATCGAGACCCTCATGGCTTCGGGACACGCATACGAGGCATCTGGAAGCGTCTATTTCTCGGTACGGAGTTTCCCTGCCTATGGCGCACTCTCGGGACGCAACATCGAGGAACTCCTCTCGGGTGCCCGCATCCTGCCCGGCGAGGAAAAACGCGACCCCCTCGACTTCGCCCTCTGGAAGGCGTCGAAACCCGGCGAGCCCGAATGGGAAAGCCCCTGGGGAAAAGGACGGCCGGGCTGGCACATCGAATGCTCAGCCATGGCCATGAAATACCTCGGGCCCACCATCGACATCCACGGCGGGGGTCTCGACCTCATCTTCCCGCACCATGAAAACGAAAAGGCCCAGTCCGAGGCGGCAACTGGCAGGCCCTTTGTGCGTTACTGGATGCACAACGGATTCGTTACGATCCGGGGAGAAAAGATGTCCAAATCCCTCGGAAACTTCGTTACCATCCGGGAGATCCTCTCCGCTCATCACCCGGAGGCCATCCGACTCTTTCTCCTCTCGAAACACTACCGAAGCCCCCTCGATTACTCGGAGGAACTCCTTGCCGAATCCGAGGCGGCGCTTGAGCGGTGCTACGTCGCCCTTGCAGAGGCCAAAAGGGCCATGTCTTCATGCGGAAAAAAGGACCGGCCCCTTACGGATGACCTGAAAGAGGCCGCGTCCATGCTCGAATCCCTCGGAGAACGCTTCGATCTCGCCATGTCCGACGACTTCAACACGGCCTCTGCCATCGGACACCTCTTCGAAGGGGTACGCGCCCTGAACAGACTGAGCCAATCTGCGCTCAAGGCCCCGTCCCGCCGGTATCACGGACCACTTGCCGCAGGCATCGCGGCCATTCGGGATACCGCCGGGACCCTCGGCATCCTTACCCAAGACCCTGAGGCCTTCCTGAGAAGAAAAAATCTCGATGCCCTTGCCCGACTGGGAATGGACGAAGCGGGGATACTTGCCGCCATCGAGCGCAGGGCGTCAGCCCGGGCCGCACAGGACTGGACGGCCGCTGACGCCGTCCGATCGGAACTCGAGAGGATGGGGATCCTCCTCCAGGACGGCCCTGAGGGTACGACCTGGACCATAAAACGCCTAACACAGGGCGAAATACAGGGAGGACAGAGACCATGA
- a CDS encoding TrkH family potassium uptake protein, which yields MRLGTVGALIGWLIIFLSLALLTPIPFCLYYEDRSWAAFLVSSALGLVAGGGLAWAFVPEKDIGHREGFAIVTFSWVAAAVIGAFPYYFSGAIPGFVDALFESMSGFTTTGSTILREVEVLGPGLLFWRSLTHWLGGMGIIVLSLAILPILGIGGMQLFQAEVPGPTKDRLAPRIQDTARILWGVYLAMTVAEVVLLMLAGMDFFDAVCHSFATMATGGFSTHTASVAYFQNSWIEWIIIFFMILAGINFTLHYRLFTGDFRSWWQSEELRFYLAGGVLATVVICFANMWDGVYTSWEEGFRIASFQVWTIVTTTGFGTADFDLWPPLCKVILISLMFLGGMAGSTAGGIKQVRILLFGKFTRFQVKKLIHPRSVDTVKLDGHRVHPDIVQAILGFLFLYLSVFVAATLLVTGLGLDMISGATAVIATLNNVGPGLGTVGPARNFADLSDPTKLVLTFCMLAGRLELYTVAVLFVPSYWKGVHGPAWRWSKDRT from the coding sequence ATGAGACTCGGCACTGTCGGGGCCCTCATCGGCTGGCTTATCATATTTCTTTCCCTCGCCCTTCTCACCCCGATCCCTTTCTGTCTCTACTATGAGGACCGGTCATGGGCGGCCTTTCTCGTATCGAGCGCCCTGGGGCTTGTGGCCGGAGGGGGGCTTGCCTGGGCCTTTGTGCCCGAGAAGGACATCGGCCACCGGGAGGGATTCGCTATTGTGACCTTCAGTTGGGTGGCGGCTGCCGTCATCGGGGCGTTCCCGTATTATTTTTCTGGGGCGATACCGGGTTTCGTCGATGCCCTTTTCGAGTCCATGTCCGGGTTTACCACGACTGGATCCACAATCCTTCGGGAGGTGGAGGTCCTGGGTCCAGGACTCCTTTTCTGGAGATCGCTTACTCACTGGCTCGGGGGCATGGGGATCATCGTCCTTTCCCTTGCCATACTTCCCATCCTTGGAATCGGCGGCATGCAGCTCTTTCAGGCCGAGGTGCCAGGCCCCACAAAGGACCGGCTTGCCCCAAGGATACAGGACACGGCCCGAATCCTCTGGGGAGTCTATCTCGCCATGACTGTTGCTGAAGTGGTCCTCCTCATGCTGGCGGGTATGGATTTCTTTGATGCCGTTTGTCATTCCTTTGCAACAATGGCCACCGGTGGTTTTTCCACACATACGGCAAGTGTTGCCTATTTTCAGAATTCCTGGATCGAGTGGATAATCATTTTTTTTATGATCCTTGCCGGGATCAATTTCACCCTCCATTACAGGCTTTTCACCGGGGATTTCCGTTCCTGGTGGCAGAGCGAGGAACTCCGTTTCTATCTGGCCGGTGGCGTGCTCGCGACCGTGGTCATCTGTTTCGCGAACATGTGGGACGGCGTTTATACCTCTTGGGAGGAGGGTTTTCGAATCGCATCCTTTCAGGTCTGGACCATCGTGACCACCACGGGTTTTGGCACCGCAGACTTCGACCTTTGGCCCCCTTTGTGCAAGGTGATCCTCATCTCTCTCATGTTCCTTGGTGGCATGGCCGGGTCAACCGCAGGGGGGATCAAGCAGGTCCGCATCCTCCTTTTCGGGAAGTTCACCCGGTTTCAGGTCAAAAAGCTCATCCATCCGCGTTCCGTCGATACGGTAAAACTTGATGGGCACCGGGTGCATCCCGATATCGTCCAGGCAATCCTCGGCTTTCTTTTCCTGTATCTTTCCGTGTTTGTCGCAGCTACCCTCCTTGTGACAGGGCTTGGTCTGGACATGATTTCCGGCGCTACCGCAGTCATCGCCACCCTCAACAATGTCGGCCCAGGCCTCGGGACTGTTGGGCCAGCCCGGAATTTCGCTGACCTTTCGGATCCCACGAAGCTCGTCCTGACCTTCTGCATGCTGGCCGGCCGCCTCGAGCTCTACACCGTGGCAGTGCTCTTTGTCCCGTCCTACTGGAAGGGCGTGCATGGGCCTGCCTGGCGTTGGTCAAAAGATAGAACCTGA
- a CDS encoding OprO/OprP family phosphate-selective porin: MGKKMLSYFLACLSTSGWFFVPVAPVKADEKEEVAALKAQVQELLNRIEQLEKKEKEAPPSKINAYWKDGFRIEYKDPKTENEYKFRFRTGLNMRYTYLITDDTVAKSTEDYSNFNFRRARFFVDGTAPNKDWNYFVHVQLEPQGGVNLHDATVQWQKYKFAGVQFGRMKIPYSMEFWQSGFMQNGGDRTIFTGDSEVTKDQFGQTTYNFPNDNAPLLVSNQLAANGFSTGGMTLFRSQGLNMNGYVDMFGQKDFLTYWLGVYNGRDTRGLTNTDSDMLYVARVGINFLPGSDPKGPMGPSGFNNYFMQGDYGYNTKPLAALVLASFTNRDKVNNYFDTKLDTSNKNAGTKKTGAHDIENYGFDSTLLFRYLGFSADLEGGWEEFIQDPSGSIEQTWDRWAVRANLGYFFVPKKWEAVFKAAYFERIDGNNLENSLRSGLGLVNLEDGYAVEDNLQQYILGLNYYLNGFNHYITTDIRWMRRNFNDINASEAERLGFTSLISHNPSDEDDFGFRVQYQYLF, encoded by the coding sequence ATGGGAAAGAAGATGTTATCTTATTTTTTAGCATGTTTATCGACTTCAGGCTGGTTTTTTGTTCCAGTTGCACCGGTAAAAGCCGATGAAAAGGAAGAGGTTGCCGCCCTCAAGGCTCAGGTCCAGGAACTCCTGAATCGGATCGAACAGCTTGAAAAGAAGGAAAAAGAGGCCCCGCCTTCCAAGATAAACGCCTACTGGAAAGATGGTTTCCGTATAGAATATAAAGATCCTAAGACTGAAAATGAATACAAATTCCGCTTCAGAACTGGTCTCAATATGAGATATACCTATCTCATTACAGATGATACCGTGGCCAAAAGCACAGAGGACTACAGCAACTTTAATTTCCGCCGAGCCCGTTTCTTTGTGGATGGCACTGCGCCTAACAAAGACTGGAATTATTTTGTGCATGTTCAGCTTGAGCCGCAAGGCGGTGTAAATCTTCATGACGCCACTGTCCAATGGCAGAAATATAAGTTTGCTGGGGTGCAATTTGGACGTATGAAGATTCCGTACAGCATGGAATTTTGGCAGAGCGGGTTTATGCAGAATGGCGGGGACCGCACAATATTCACAGGGGACTCAGAGGTGACCAAGGACCAGTTCGGTCAAACCACCTATAACTTTCCTAACGACAATGCCCCTTTGCTGGTGAGCAATCAGCTTGCGGCCAACGGTTTTTCAACCGGTGGCATGACGCTTTTCCGCTCTCAGGGTCTTAATATGAATGGCTATGTGGATATGTTCGGCCAGAAGGATTTTCTGACGTATTGGCTTGGCGTCTATAACGGCCGCGACACAAGGGGGTTAACCAACACGGATTCCGATATGCTCTATGTGGCGCGTGTCGGTATAAACTTCCTGCCAGGCTCTGACCCGAAAGGTCCGATGGGGCCAAGCGGGTTCAATAACTATTTCATGCAGGGCGATTACGGTTACAATACCAAACCGCTCGCAGCCCTTGTGCTTGCAAGTTTTACTAACAGAGACAAGGTCAACAACTACTTTGACACCAAACTTGATACCTCCAACAAGAATGCAGGCACAAAAAAGACTGGCGCCCATGATATAGAGAACTATGGCTTTGATTCGACGCTTCTCTTCAGATACCTTGGCTTTTCCGCTGACCTTGAAGGTGGCTGGGAGGAGTTCATCCAGGATCCAAGCGGTTCTATAGAGCAGACCTGGGACCGCTGGGCCGTCAGGGCGAACCTGGGCTATTTCTTTGTGCCTAAGAAATGGGAGGCGGTGTTTAAAGCCGCATATTTCGAACGTATTGATGGAAATAACCTTGAAAACAGTCTTAGAAGCGGGTTGGGTCTTGTAAATCTAGAGGACGGCTATGCGGTTGAAGACAACCTTCAGCAGTATATTCTTGGGTTAAATTACTATCTTAATGGTTTCAATCATTATATAACCACTGATATCCGTTGGATGCGTCGCAATTTCAATGACATCAATGCCTCCGAAGCCGAACGTCTTGGATTTACCAGCTTAATAAGCCATAATCCAAGCGATGAAGACGATTTTGGATTCAGGGTGCAGTATCAGTATCTATTTTAG
- a CDS encoding XTP/dITP diphosphatase produces MRRILVMATRNAGKVDEIRRLLDGMDLDVRSLADYPGVPEVVEDGETFLDNALKKALTVSAATGCLALADDSGLEVDALGGAPGVRSARFAGEGASDAENNAKLLELLAGLPEERRTARFRCVLVLADPSGRRVFAQGACEGRITVKPAGTGGFGYDPVFFVPAVGRTMAELEPAEKNRISHRGEALRRLMEVLPEFVKDCAAKTSESDPDQKARDALPAGRQEGTKLE; encoded by the coding sequence ATGAGACGTATCCTGGTCATGGCCACACGGAACGCGGGCAAGGTGGACGAGATCCGCCGTCTCCTCGACGGCATGGATCTTGACGTGCGATCCCTGGCCGATTACCCCGGGGTTCCGGAGGTGGTGGAGGACGGTGAGACCTTTCTGGACAATGCCCTCAAAAAGGCCCTTACTGTCTCGGCTGCCACAGGCTGCCTGGCCCTTGCCGACGATTCGGGTCTCGAGGTGGATGCCCTTGGAGGCGCACCTGGTGTCAGATCCGCCCGTTTTGCCGGTGAGGGGGCAAGTGATGCCGAAAACAACGCCAAGCTCCTCGAACTACTTGCCGGACTGCCGGAAGAAAGGCGGACGGCTCGGTTTCGGTGTGTTCTTGTCCTTGCGGATCCTTCCGGTCGGCGGGTCTTTGCCCAGGGGGCGTGTGAAGGTCGCATCACCGTGAAACCTGCTGGCACGGGAGGTTTCGGATACGATCCCGTCTTTTTCGTCCCTGCTGTCGGCCGGACCATGGCAGAACTCGAACCTGCCGAAAAGAACCGGATCAGCCACCGGGGAGAGGCCCTTCGCAGGCTCATGGAGGTCCTCCCGGAATTCGTGAAAGATTGCGCTGCAAAAACCTCAGAATCTGATCCCGATCAAAAGGCCCGAGATGCCCTGCCTGCCGGCAGGCAGGAAGGCACGAAATTGGAATGA
- the phnN gene encoding phosphonate metabolism protein/1,5-bisphosphokinase (PRPP-forming) PhnN, with amino-acid sequence MLGRIIYVMGASGSGKDSLLTYARKELAGVLRVAFAHRYITRPAGTGGENHVALTPAEFTARLEAGLFALNWEGHGFSYGIGIEIDLWMEKGVTVVVNGSRAYLPEARRRYPGLVPVLVEVSIEKMRERLIARGRETREQVAKRIERHFSRTWSCEDCLVVNNDGPIHIGGEALLKIIRGLINRAA; translated from the coding sequence ATGCTAGGAAGGATCATCTATGTGATGGGGGCCTCAGGAAGCGGGAAGGACAGTCTCCTCACCTACGCCCGAAAGGAACTCGCGGGCGTTCTGCGCGTGGCCTTCGCCCACCGTTACATCACGCGGCCAGCCGGAACCGGCGGCGAGAACCACGTGGCCCTAACCCCTGCGGAGTTCACTGCCCGTCTTGAAGCCGGGCTCTTCGCCCTCAACTGGGAAGGCCACGGATTCTCTTACGGCATAGGGATCGAGATCGACCTCTGGATGGAAAAGGGGGTCACTGTGGTAGTAAACGGCTCCCGTGCATATCTGCCAGAGGCAAGACGCCGTTATCCAGGGCTCGTCCCAGTCCTTGTGGAGGTCTCGATTGAAAAGATGCGGGAACGCCTCATCGCCCGCGGCCGGGAGACAAGGGAGCAAGTGGCGAAACGCATCGAAAGGCACTTTTCACGTACCTGGAGCTGCGAAGATTGCCTCGTGGTGAACAACGACGGCCCTATCCACATCGGCGGCGAGGCCCTTTTAAAGATCATCCGTGGTCTCATAAACAGGGCCGCATAA